Genomic window (Thioflexithrix psekupsensis):
GTGGAAGACAATCTTAATTTGAGAAAACATTTTAATTAACAGGATAAAATGATGCCTAATACTTTTCATGTGGGTATTGATTTGGGAACGAGTCGCACATCAATTACCACTTCGACCGGTAAACGCTTTACCAGTCGGACTTGTGTGGGTTATCCCAAAGATGTAATCGCGCAAAAACGCTTTAATAAACCTTATTTACTGGGCGATGAAGCTTTAGAAAATCGCTTGGCGTTGGACTTAATTTGGCCTTTATCTCAAGGCGTAATTTCTGACAATCCCAAAGCCTTAGAAGCCACGCATTTGGTGTTAAAACATGTGATTGAAACGGTACTGCCCGAATACCGTAAAGGCGATTTAATCTATGCCGCCATCGGTGTTCCCGCACAAGCCAGTATTAACAATAAAAAAGCGATTATTGAAGCCAGTAAAAATATTGTGAATAAAGTGCTGATTGTCAGTGAACCGTTTAGCGTGGCTTATTCCATAGATCGTTTTGACGAATGTTTGATCGTCGATATTGGCGCGGGGACAACGGATTTATGCCGAATGCACGGCGCAATGCCCGAAGCCGAAGATCAATTAACGTTGA
Coding sequences:
- a CDS encoding rod shape-determining protein, which encodes MMPNTFHVGIDLGTSRTSITTSTGKRFTSRTCVGYPKDVIAQKRFNKPYLLGDEALENRLALDLIWPLSQGVISDNPKALEATHLVLKHVIETVLPEYRKGDLIYAAIGVPAQASINNKKAIIEASKNIVNKVLIVSEPFSVAYSIDRFDECLIVDIGAGTTDLCRMHGAMPEAEDQLTLNIGGNFLDDTLRQALLAKYPNVQLSAQILRRIKEKYGYVSEKSDPIVVSLTEQGIPKEYEITDILRECCLQLTDPISKAVQNLVGSFDPDFQARLRHNVIIAGGGSRLKGIDIAIENSLKAYGGGEATCVQDAEYCGSIGALKMCLEMPENYWQQL